TAATTCCCCGATAACTTCGAGTTAACTGTGATAAAACGGGGAGTGTGGCGTGCTGATTTAATATAGAGTATGTCATCGTAGCATTGACATCCCCTGTAAGACCCATATCGAGCAAAGGCAGCGCCGTAAGCCAGTGCTTCTTAGAGCACAGCGCCTTGAGATTTCAAATCTGACAGTGTCTTTCGCGACGACTCATCGAACACTGTCAACAGCTACTGCATGTGATCAAACTCCCATTATCAAAGAACAAATAAACATTAGGAGCAAACTTAGTCAAGTTGTTACAACAAAACATCGGTCAATTGTGTCAAAAGCTAAAACAAAAACTTTTATCTACTGGaagagtaaaaaagaaaagactaAGAAAACTCCAAACTTTGTACCAAAGCAATCGAACTCAttgtccatctccatacaACTAAGCAAAACCCATGGGAATAACAGGCGAAAATCctttgctcagcttcttAATCTTGGCAAGTTCATTAGGACCAATCTTTGGCGCAGCTTCACCCTCTGCTGCCTTCGCTCGGATATACAGGCCTCTAGGGTAGAAAACCTCAAACTCAACAGGCACATCCCACTTCCACACATCTGACCGGTCGCGGTAATAGTAAGGCCGTCCGTTTTGCTCAATGACATCAAATGATTCGCGCAACTCAATGGCGTGAGCGGTGCGGAACTGGCCCTTGGAAGTGACCGCAAGACAGCAATGCCACGGGGTCATGGAGAAATGGCTCGGCTGAGGGATCAGAGGGAAAGACAGCTTGTTGGTACCGGTGGATCGGTGGATAGACAGACGAACGTGGTCGGGAAAGTTGTCGTCAATAGCAGCGGCAAAGGCCTGGGAAATATGAATGTTAGTTTAAAAGTTATGCAACCAGTGCCGGGGTGGCCCGAAATAAAGATCTTACCTTGCCACGGGTAATCATGTCGCTGGCAACTCGCTTAACCGTTCGCTTATACTCTCCCTTGGTGGTAACATTGGCCGTTACAGGGCTGTAGCGTAAATCcttgttgaggaagatgatgtagCCGCAATATGTGAGGTTGATATCTGGGTCGTTGGCGATGGCCTCACGAGCATCGAATCCCTTGGGCATGTATTTTTCCACGAGCATCCTGCGGGATTCATCGACGCGGCTGACATACTCCTCCTTGGTCAGTGTAATGCTGTCGCTGACGCCAACGAGGTTCATGATTCGCATAAACTTGAGACGGTCATAGCCCTTCGCCTCAGCCATACGTCGCAGGTTCAAGCCGTATTCAAAAACTTCCTCGCTCGAAATACCCACCAAGTCGCTGTAGACAAGACCGTCTGAAGTAATGGTCACGTAAGCTCCAGGGGCGTAAATTTCTTGGATATCCTCGCAGAGATTCTGGAGACGACCCAGGGCTAGCTCCTCACCCAAATCGGGCAAAGCTCCAAGAACCTTTTCCACCTTGTTCACACTCTTCCAGGGGAATGCAGGCAGGACAAGCTCGATTGGTACATTGCTGTCAACGTGCTTTTGAACGCGTGGAACAAACTTTGCACGACCCAGCCATTGCTCGCCTTCAGCATTCTCTTCATTATGACCGTATCCTTGGATGATGGTCAAAATACGAGATGTCATATCCATAtctggcttctttgctggGAGGTTATTTCTTGCCGCAGCCTTTGAAGGCTTGACGACGTCGCCAGTAGAAacgggaggaggaagaagttcCTTTGTATCAAGTGATAGTTCTGAAGAGGGGGTATCAGAATCTGATCCAGAATCTGAAACACTGGATGAGACAGAAGTGATTGCTGGGCTGATTGATCGCTTCCACTGTGTAAGCTCTTTGACTTGAGCCTCCAGAAGGGCTAAACGGTTGAAGTCTCCAAGCTGAGATTCGACGGCAAAACCATGGCCGTCTTGCACATCAACAATGTTGATGGCAATAGTTTTCGAAGCCAAAATAGACATGTTGAGAAACTGAAAACAAAAGTAGAGTAGATTAAGAAAGAGTAGTCCGAGAATCCAGGAAGGAACGATGCTGTAAGGGGTATTGATTTGGATGAAAGAAGGAACAGTTGCGGAGGACTTTGCAGTCAATATATATACTGTGAATGGATGGTTAAATTGAAGATGTTAATGATTCATGCCAAGCAGTTGAGTATCAGAACAACACTGAATAGCCTATTTATAGTCGTATATATGATAGAATTATACGATGAATTATATAAGACGACACATGTTGCCACTAGTGTTTTACGCCTGCCCCAGTTATGCTTGCCTCCATAGGCTCCTACATTAGGCAAGAGGATTTTTAAGCCCTGGACAGATCGCCTCAACTAATACGCCCGAGCCGGCTTTGGAAAGAGAAGGATCTCAGCTGGTCAACACCTACCTGCCTTGGCTGGCAGACTGTATTGCCGTATTGGCCAGAGCGCATGGTAGCATCAAAGCCAGCCCCGATGATGTGACCGAAAAGTGATAGAAGGGAAATGAAAAGCGGGACAGAATCTTCAAAAGGTCTCGTGGAACAATGAATGTTGTTCTTTGGTAAGCATGTGCCAAGATTATGTTTGCTTTCTTATTTCAGCCTTTCCAAGATCTACAATAGGAGATGCCAAGTTTGCGCCCCACAGCTCGTAAAATCCTACGGTGAATCATTTCACCGCATAAGATTTGCTTGCACTACTGACTCTCTCTGGTACGCAGGTGAGATCTACTAGTATCAAGTAAGCAGCTTGCCATTGAACTCGTACGATGCAACCTGGCTTCTAGAATATCCATGCTTCGCAACTAGCGGAGTGTACTAACTTTCCAAACTCCGGAAACCACTACTATAATACGAGCAACACATAGTATCATGAAACAGGTTTGTGGTAATAACAATAACAATTAGTCTACCCAGTACTAATGCTGTTTAAAATCCGATGCTCTGCTTTAGTTGGCGGCTCGTCCCGCGGATTTTTCAATAGTGCGTGTGTGGTATTCAGCAAGTTCCAGCCCTACAGGCGGTGTGCATGGTGCATGCAGATCCAATCCTAACCTTGAATCCTTCTACGCATATGATCAACTGGTTTGTCAGTACTTTGCTGACGGGGTAACATTTGAGGCTCGGCACAACTCCAACTACCGACTGCGCCCATCAGCTTCGGCCGGATTTAGACAGCCAGATCCACTATAAGCACGTAAAACCCTAAACACTTCTGAGGCTATATTGTGATGATACTCTATATGGTAGCTCATAGTAGCCCACATGCAAAAGTGAGATGTCCGATTCATGTCCCGATAACTCCCCGGCAACTTCTAGATTAGGCCGCAGAATTTGCATTTAGTTTTTGGCTTATGGCTTATTCAGGGGTTTATATCTGTTGCTCAGTTATGGTTGATTTATTGCGCAGGAACACCGTTGTTCGTCATACTGTGACtaagttattatatatttttcaAGGAACAGAAGATCCCAGGCAAATCAGGCACGCCAAGAAAATACCTAAATCGGCATCCCCTTCTTATGTCTATTAATAGAAGGTGCCATTCCTTAGGTTCTGGATATTCTTGATTTCTAGTTCATCAtgctgtttctttttgcaagCTGAAACCAATATTTGCGTCATTAAAACCTATATACAGTGCCAGCCTTGTGAAAGGTGAACAAGTTTTGACAAATTAATCCTGAACTTGGAGGAGTCAAGCAACCTGCCTTTCTAAGCATCATCCGCTTACCCTGCCTCTCTGACCGGCATTAGTTGCTGTGCTGATGCGGCTACCAATGAAAATTTTCCTTCCCTTCTAAGCCGGCGATCTGCGGATTTACGGTAGTGCGGAGAGCTAGTCTCAACCAGCTGAGTAAAAGTGACACCTATATGTTGTGTCTCAAAAGTTCATTAAGGAGAAAGTTAGCAAGAGaaaccaaaaacaaaagtgTGAGGAGAAATGGACAACTCGGCAGACAACTCGGTTGTCGACCCCGAGAAGACCGAGGCTGTCTCCTCGGAAGAAACATCGTCAAGCCCTCCCTCCCCGGCGATGGAACCAACATCTACTTCCAGATGGACTGCCTATCTCCAGATATTAGCTGGCCACTTGATGATCTTTGATACCTTTGGCTATATTGGATCTTGGGGCCTCTTTCAATCCTATTACATTTCTACCTTGGGCCGTTCACAATCCGACATATCTTGGATTGGCAGCATCCAACTGTTactcgtcttcttcgtcggcaCCTTTTCGGGGCGCAGTCTCGATGCAGGATATCTCCGTATCACATTAGCCATAGGTTGCGCCCTCCAGATTCTGGGGATATTCGCTGCGGCTTCTGCCATCACGTACTggcagcttctgctggcGCAAGGCATCTGCGTTggtcttggagatggactcATCTTTTGTCCGATGATCTCTCTCATTAGCACATACTACGATGACAAGAACAGGGCTTTGGCCGTTtcctttgctgctgccggcgCTGCCACCGGTGGAATGGTATTCCCTGCCATTGCTAAGCAGCTACTCCCGCGTCTTGGAGAACCTTGGTCGGTGCGTGTGATGGGGTTTGTTTTTGTGTTCAACTCGGCAATTACTCTGCTCGTCGTGAAACCAAGAGTGGCGGCAAGAAAGTCTGGCCCTCTTGTTGAATGGACAGCTTTTAAGGAGCTCCCTTACTCACTCTATgccattggcatcttcttaACCCTCTGGGGTCTCTACTTTGCCTACTACTATGTCTGTATCTCTTATCCTCCCTATGTGCAGTTGTCTAATTCTTTGCAAACACAGATTTCAGTATTCGGCTCCCACGTTATCCACGTTCCACCCGATCAGTCTTTTtacctcatcatcgccatcaacggTATCGGAATTCCGGGACGCATCTTTCCAGCTTGGTTTGCAGCCCGCGTCATCGGCAATGCACTACATGTGCTGATTCCTCTTACATTTGGTGCAGGAGTGCTTTTGTACTTCTGGAGGCTGGTACACTCATACTCAGGCCTCTTGGCATGGATCATTGTCTACGGTTTCTTTGCAAATGCCGTGCAGAGTCTCTTTGTGGGCAGTGTGGGTAGCTTAACCAAAGACCGTCAAAAGATGGGCGTGCGGGTTGGTATGATTTTCACCATTGTCAGCTTTGCTTGTCTCACTGGTCCACCTATTGCTGGAGCGCTGATTGATCTTCGTGGTGGCGATTTTCTCTACGCTCAGATCTTTGGTGGAACCGCTGTAGTTCTTGGATCATGCGTTCTTACCGCGGCTGCTATTGTCAGTAATCGTGAAACCATTCTGGATGCAAAGGAATAAatagagagaagggagaaacTTTTATTTGCATAGAAAtttgtttatatatatgACTAAGATAGAAGTGAAGTATTTATTTGGTAGAGTTCAGTTTATTTGTCAGCAAAGATGAAATCTTTGAGAAGTGGTACGGCTTTGCCTGTATAGCCCGTCTTCACCATCCACTCTTCCGTGCTTTTAGTTCGCGTTGGCAAGATCCGATCCAACACTTGATAATCCCACTTCCATAAATCGTCCTTCCAACTATTCCAGAGACCAGAAAAGTTTTTTCGAACAGTGATTGAGGTAGGATTTGAGGACATTTTAGCATCTGGATCAGGGAAAATGGGAAGGCGAAAATATTCATCAAGAGAAACATCCCTGTAGACGGACTTTTTCCCCGTAACTTTGGAAAATGCCGCGGCGAGTTCATCACCGGTGACGTTATCTGTCACAACCTTCAGGTTAAGTCCGTTGCTTTGTGATGGGTTGTCGAGCGCCCATCGGACATAGGCCGCATTGTCATCGAGCGTTATCATTGGGCATCTGCCCTGTCCAAGAGGCAATGCAAACACATGCATGTCATCGCTCGGCTCATATGTCGGCACCAAAAACTCCGAAAGGCTTTCCATGTATAAACAAGACGTTATTATCGACCAGGCCATAGGACTTGTCGGCTGCGCAGAAATGTATTCGGCAACCCTAGCCTTGCTGTCACAGTGTCCCACCCTGTACTTGTCGTTGAAGTTGCCAATTTTAGAAGCATAAGGGAGGCTGGCGTAAACAAAGTGCTTAACACCGAATTCTCGGGATAACTCATACAAGCGGATGCCCCAGTATATCTCGGCCATTTCACCGATTGCAAGTCCATTAGTATTGGCGAATACACGATCAACGCCGGGGAGGATGTTGCGGAGCGTTGATTCGTCATAGCAGTCACCTTCCACAATCGTAACTCCGGGTAGCTCTGCAAGTAATTTGGCTTCCGATGTAGCCGCGTTTCTTGTTATAACTCGTACGGCATATTTACCATCCGACGTCAATGCTATCACATGTTTAGTGCACCGTCACTCAGATGGATGGTACTGTATGGAGTAGTACATACCTTTAATGACAGGGATTCCCTGGGCTCCAGTTccgccgatgatgagaacaGTTTCCATTTTTAGTATAGGCTTGATGCAAGAATAAAGCTGAAATGGTGAATattgaaaacaaaaatgtTACAACTTCAAGACTAACAAGTCTTATAACTCAACAGTAAATAGTAAACATTTAAATCAAGAGACAAGACCATGGTGGTCTTTAAAAGAGTGAGCACCCAATCGGTAATCAGATCTACGATTATGAAAGCTTTTCTGACAGTGGTCAGAAAAGATGTGTAAGTCGCGTTACAGCATACTTTCAATTGTGAcaaatggaagagaaatcGAGCAGTTTATTTGGAATCAAgcggaagcagaagcggAAGCCTTTGATCGTAAACATTGGGGATACTATCCACACGCTCTTTTTATTCGGCTTTATATTAGCCCGTTCAGAAATGCGATTCGGGCCATTATCAATTGTTTTCATTTAAATCAATAGACCGATTTCCAACCTGCGACGGGATGAATGAGCCGTCCGACCCGAGCACACCCACCACCGGGGCCTACTATGACATATTAATTCTTCATGTTCCCACTTTAGCTCTCAGTATTTACTCGATATACTGGGCCTTCCCCTTCTTGTGTTTACTCAAATAGTTACCTATGTGTTATAAATTGTATGTCTACTCCCAGTGCTGGCAGGTAATGCTGCCGTTGGCTGAAACGACAAGCTCCAAGTTTACCTGATGCATTTGGATTATTGCAATCGGTGATCACACATGCTTGGGAGAAATTCCTCAGCGATGGAGTATGTATGTAATATAGTAATAATTTCTGGCACTTAATTCAGTCTAATAGACTTGGACGATTTCACCATGGAGGATATTGGAAATTGCTGCTACGATTTGTCGATTGTCTGTACTTACAGTGGGGGCATTCCCGAGGAACTGAATCGAGGCGCTTGCCCCGCATTCCTTTGTTTAACAATAGATGATAGTCCATAGCTGTAGATTCGAGAGACTAAGCTTCGTAAAAGCGAATGGTGGAGAATAGTATCCAGAAAGATATATGTGGATGGGTCGAAGCCACAAACAGCTAGCTCTGCTGGTTACCCAGTTGACGATTCGCCTCCACGTGGTAACTATCATCACATTTGACAATAGTTACCTGGCATATGAATGGATTCCAGTAATCCGTTGCTGAACTGCTGAGCATAGTATTTATTCCCTACTGCCACATGGAAGTTCCAAATAAAATATGGTTAATTTTAAAGTTGGGCGGCTTGGCGGAGCTATATTAGGCTGTGGGCCAAGATCGAAGCTAAAAGAGTTAGCTGTGATGGCATTCCGTCAAATTGAAGCCTTTTCAGCCGCAAATGTGGTTCCATACCCGAGCGCCTGTAAACAGCTGACGTGATAATAGCCCGCTGCAAATTATAATTGAGCGGGAGTTGCGTACTGACGAGAGCTATTTTGTTAAGAAGTCATAAGTACACTGAGTTGATATACAGTACTAGGTACGTGGTAGAGATTAAGACGAAGATAGATCAGGTACCTGCGGATAGATCCATTAACCAGCAGTGGTCCACGGCCATTATCCGTGAAATTTATTCGAAATTAGGGTTATGTAGTTATTCATCTGGATCAGGCGAAAGCACTCTGACTCTCTTGTCTCCGCCGTCAACACTCTGCATCATGTCCAAtcgcttccgcttcttgctgtcctcctcttcctgcaTCTTGTCCCGGATGGGATCCCACACTTCATCTGCAAGAGCGTCTGCTGCACTCGGACGATCCTGAGGCTCCCATGCCAACATTTGCCGTAATAGTAGTACTAGTGGTTCCTTTATTAGTCCCTTTTTGGACTGGGTATCCAGTGTCGCCTTTAAGCCGCCATATGACTGTATTCTTATCTTCATGTTCTTCGGAGGGACggtaaaagcaaaaagccaTGAGGCTGCAAGTGCCCAAATGTCAAGTTTGGCCTCGTCCAGATCTCCATTCTGCTCACTCCGACTACTCCAAATCTCGGGCGCTACGCAAACACTCGGGTCTGGCTTCGTCTTTCGTTTTCGCATGTTGATGGAAATAACCGCTCTCCCAGGAGGGGATTGGGTCTTTATTGTAGATTCGGGTTcagtgaagatgagaagggACTCTGGTAGAATGTCTCCGTGAGTAATATTTTGCTGGTGTAGCTCAGCTAGGCCCAATAATGTCTGGTAAAATAATGCAAGACGTTTTTCGTATGCGATATTTACCCATGGCAGATCGCGAAAATTATTCTTCGCTAGAGGCACAGAATAGAATGTCCGCTCGCAGCTATCGTCATCGACTTTCTCGAGCCGATTGGAAAAGCAGGGAGGGGAGATGTTATGTTCGCACCATACATCTATGATGCCGAGCACACCTCTGTCTCGCCTCTCGTCGTACTGACGAGCGACCTGGAGTCGGTTGCTGGTGTATGGTAGGAGTGCTGTTTTGTTGTGTAGCTGCTTGACGGCGACTGGTTCTCCAGTGTAAATATTGACGCCTGATGTTATTGATGTATCGGGTATCTTGTTGTGTAGCCAGACGTTGAAAGAGGTCTTGGAGTGTGTCATCGGGGCGGGGTTGAGGGCTGGTGAAGGGTAGAGTCCACGATAACTGCTTGGATGCGTCTTGATACTGTCCtcgccttgatcttgagcGATGAATTCAAGAACAAAGCGATAATCGCCAAACCGTATAAAATTATGGCTCCGTCGCATGACGCAGCTTGGTATCCTGCGCAAAGCAAGCTCCAAGTCTGTGTGGTCCATATCGCCGTGCTCATATGTGACGGGTCGACTGGATGTTGTCTTGAGCATCAGCACACCTGATTTTGCGTGAAAGTGAATGGTTGCATGTaaatctttaataaattGACGCGCCAATGTGGCACTGAGTGATCCATCTGGTGGGCATAATAGAATGTCTGGCTTCAGGTGATCCAGTTTCCTCTCGATGATTGCTGTGGATGGACCGGCGCCTATTCGCCAGACGTCTTTGGAGTCATGATTGCTGGCTAATAGCGGTATTGACAGCTGGTAGCCGATTGTGTTTCCGTAGCGTTTGAGGGATGAAGGTGACAGTTCAGATCGAATATTGTCCAGGAGATGAATGGCAGCTGTattggcagcagagaagcgGGCAAAAGTCACGGCATCAGCGCGAGGCGCCGGTTGCGCTTCTGATGATTCGCTCGACATGAGGATTTTCGTTGTCTATATGAGTAATACGGATAGCTTTATGGTCTATGAGATGCGCGTCATTCGGGGTCTATAACGTGTGATGGCTTTGAGATGAGTTGCGCTGAAATGAAGATGAATATGAGAAGCTCAGCGTGAGATTCCATTTGATGCCGGCACCCCCTTGGTGCTCTGGCTGTATTATGTCAGCATTTCGACCAATGAGGGTGACAAAAGTACGGAGCGGCATACTCCGATATAAACGCCATATTACACCGTGCAAAAGCTACTAATCGTCACTTTTTGTCTCTTCATTATCataagtattattatttcatGGATTTTGAATAATTTATCATGTGTATAGTCATTTTCTCAGCATCTTTAGTACTCTGTAGATGTGCATTCTGTTTATGTGGTTGATCCAGCTATTTTTGCCGGGCGGACGATTCACCATCACGTGACATTTGTCATCTCGAATCATCTCCCTTAATCAACAAAGCGGTGCAACTTCAACATCCAACATCAGCCTCACCACGCAGCGATTAATTCCACAACATTTCTACGCATCGCCACGACACGAATTCTAGCAGAAAGTATTGGCGATTCGTCATCCGAAATCATGGCGAAACGGAAATCCGACGCCGAAGCGCCTTTGGTccgcaaaaaggcaaagctGCACCACCCAATTATTCACGATGATCAAATTCCCGACATTCAAGCTCTGCACTCGCCATACTCACCGCCGTTATCGACGGCTAGCCCCGAGCGACGACAAAAGCGCAGGAGGACGCCCGACTCTGATTCTCAGTCCGACGACACTCTCGAACAACCAGATGCAAAGCGGGCTCGGAAAAGTCCCAGTCCCGAATCGCCAGATACGAGCTCAGAGGCGTGGCCAAGCATCGAATGCAATCCACGCGATGAAGAGCCAAACTTCATGGAGCAGCTCTACATCCGATCATACACACAAGCCATGCTACTCCATGACGAATACGACAGCGACACATCTGCCAATCACCAAAATCCCCTACCAAGCCCAGAACCTTCCGATCAAGACGTGACCGAAAGCGACGAGTGGGAGTTCCCAGCCGCCGATTTCATCAAAGCGCCGCAATCTACACCAAAAACCTCCAAGTTACTCTCTCGCCAACGACGCAGACAACAACGCGACACAACATCAAAATCAACTCCTCAAAGAAAACAACGACAGCCTCCCAAGATGGACAAAGATGGAAGGGACAAGCGGGACAAGCGGGACAAGCGGGACAAGCGGAACAAGCCACGACACGAAGCTCTTTCGTCTGCTGTCGAGACATTTTTGCATTCCAAACGATCATCCAGACGGGACACCAACTGCAAGTTGTGGCAGCTGGGTGACGATGGCATGGCATGCACAGTGTCAAGGCTGAGGTGATTCGTTTCATCGGGGATCTGGGACTGAGTGCGAGTCAACTGGAGGGCATACCCGTTAACCTGGCAGGGCCGGGGGCAGCGGGCAGTCGTTCAGATGCTTGACTCCTAGTACCTCGTGACATTCATCTTGCACGCAACATGGTCGTTAATCTGACAGGGTCGGAGGCAGCGACGTAGTTGAGCAAGTATGCGAGTTACGATGGGGCTGGTTTCAGAGACATGGTCGTTATCCTGGCAGGGCTGGGTGCAGCGGCGAAGTCTTTTTGGATGGCTCATGAAGAGATTCCTGGTTGGCGGTTTCACTCACTACTAGGTACATGCATGTGTTGAGGATGAGCGAGCGCGGTTCAGTCtgtttgtctgtctgttttATTTATGATACCCCATGACGAGATTTTTATGATACCCCCTTTGATGGTTTAGATATTGCATATATGGCACTATATGGCGAATTGGGATGGCTATTGGTAGGGGAAGATGGGCTGTGCTACTCACAAGTGGCATCATGAGCGTCACATAGGAAGTCCGGTCTCTGTATCTCATTGGATAGTTTTGAATGCAAACACTGTCAGAATGACTAGGATGCTTTATGTACTAGGTAGAGATACAACGCTATACAGACTGGAGTGGTCACTTCACTTTTGCCATAGCGGTCTATTTCAACAGACACCTTTGTGCTCGGACTATTACCGAGACTTCAAAAAGAGCAAACCACATCGTGTCCTTCTATTCCCTGTCCGATTTTGCATTCGTAGTAGAAGATGACCACAGTTAGCCCAACCGACGGCTAATTGGACACTTGGCATTAACattagcatcagcatcacgcCTGTCCCGCATTATCTATCACACATGTTGATGGGATCAAGCTTAGGAGAAGAGGGGATTTTGATTCCCGCAACGCAGACAAGGCAGAATAAGCAGCCATGGGCACTATCTATGCTAAAGTCATTCCACAGTGGATTTCCCGCCCCCAGAGTTGGAAAAACTAGCGGCGATGCGCATTGATTGCCCGTCGAAGAGTGCAGGGATCTTCAACCGGCTTGCCGTTTCTACAGTAGCTGCCGCCCTTGATTCTTGTCATCCGTCCAACGGGGCGTTAGCAGTTAATTCCGCATGAATTCTCACAACCCGTTGGGGGTCATGTCATGCACCGAAACGAACGGCTTTCCGGCTATGTATGTGCATCTCTTTGAACCTCCTAATCGAGGTAGTATGTTGACCACCATCTCATATGCATCGCGGAAAACTAGCTTTGCCAAGAGTCTTTCTTTAGGGAGGATGGGGCCGACATCGGTTTCTGAATTGCATTTGGTTTTACAGATGGATTTGGATCCAGATATGCATCTCGCTTTCAGTATGTAAAATCGAAGACGATCGtaaacaaggaaaagaaccTAGTCGGTCATTCTACGTCTACAACAACGATCGATGAAACTGACTGCCACCCTTCCGAAGCAACAAAAGCTATGAGACATACCAAAAAGTCGTATACACAGCTCTAATTCCACTACACTTatcattcttttttaatatgTCTTTAAAATCCGAAAAAGACGCGACTAATTTCTACTAGTTGTACTGTTGCTCACCACATCCGGCAAAAGGTCATGCATCTGGAGCAAACGTACACAATCCATCACTAATCATGACTAACCTACACCAAATTTGATCGGATCGTGGATCCAGCCATTTCACTCTAAATCCTCTTCATTTTGATCCTATTCTTTTTGCTCTCCTAACGTTTCCACTTGACGTGATTTATCGGTcctttttgctgctctgcttACTagtctttttttgtttgagTCCGCCGACACTCTTGAGGTTCCGAGACTCACACAATCCTTTAGAGATTTACTCGAAACTGTAGAATCAGCAGCTATCAACCGACTTGGCCCTGCTGCGAAACTTGCGAGAAGTTGATCATCTGCCGTTCTGTCTTCACCTTGTGTAGCCTCAAAACTCACAACCCTGTCTGGCGGTAAAACGCCAAAACCCCCATGGAGCTCGTTGCTCTAATAAGCGACCAACCTTTTTCTGACTGGTCGCGGGGTTTAAACAACGCCGACGATTCTTAAACCCAGAGGCCCCGCCAGTGAGCGTGAAAATCGGCGACAGATGAAAAACAGACGCCCGATTAACTGTGCGATTAATTCGCCAAAGCAATTGCTCCTGGTAATGATTCAAGTACTCTGGTGGATGCCCCGGCGTTTGTATATGAATATCTGAAGACATATTAGACGCTGAATCGGCCCGTTGGCGGGGAACGAAATATTCAAGCTTGGAAAAAACCCTGCTAGCTCTGGAGATTGCCTCGTGTCCATGTACCGTGTCGTATGAAGCTACCGGTCCTGGTTAAATCGCTGCGTGGTTTATACAAGTCCGTCTTACATGGAGAACTACCATCACCTCAAAGCAAAGCACTAGATATGCAAAGATGATCACTACCTGCTAATAGAGCGCTAGGAATTGCGGGACGCTATCTAGGACTTGCGGCTTCTTTTCCACAGGTCACAATTGCTTGAATACCTCTCAAATACTTTGATTGCTAGCTTAGGCTATGTATGAGTGAACGAGGACATGACGTGTATCTTTGGGGTAAATGTTTGTTACATGTGAATATC
This genomic stretch from Trichoderma breve strain T069 chromosome 1, whole genome shotgun sequence harbors:
- a CDS encoding major facilitator superfamily domain-containing protein; this translates as MDNSADNSVVDPEKTEAVSSEETSSSPPSPAMEPTSTSRWTAYLQILAGHLMIFDTFGYIGSWGLFQSYYISTLGRSQSDISWIGSIQLLLVFFVGTFSGRSLDAGYLRITLAIGICVGLGDGLIFCPMISLISTYYDDKNRALAVSFAAAGAATGGMVFPAIAKQLLPRLGEPWSVRVMGFVFVFNSAITLLVVKPRVAARKSGPLVEWTAFKELPYSLYAIGIFLTLWGLYFAYYYISVFGSHVIHVPPDQSFYLIIAINGIGIPGRIFPAWFAARVIGNALHVLIPLTFGAGVLLYFWRLVHSYSGLLAWIIVYGFFANAVQSLFVGSVGSLTKDRQKMGVRVGMIFTIVSFACLTGPPIAGALIDLRGGDFLYAQIFGGTAVVLGSCVLTAAAIVSNRETILDAKE
- a CDS encoding pyoverdine/dityrosine biosynthesis protein domain-containing protein; protein product: MSILASKTIAINIVDVQDGHGFAVESQLGDFNRLALLEAQVKELTQWKRSISPAITSVSSSVSDSGSDSDTPSSELSLDTKELLPPPVSTGDVVKPSKAAARNNLPAKKPDMDMTSRILTIIQGYGHNEENAEGEQWLGRAKFVPRVQKHVDSNVPIELVLPAFPWKSVNKVEKVLGALPDLGEELALGRLQNLCEDIQEIYAPGAYVTITSDGLVYSDLVGISSEEVFEYGLNLRRMAEAKGYDRLKFMRIMNLVGVSDSITLTKEEYVSRVDESRRMLVEKYMPKGFDAREAIANDPDINLTYCGYIIFLNKDLRYSPVTANVTTKGEYKRTVKRVASDMITRGKAFAAAIDDNFPDHVRLSIHRSTGTNKLSFPLIPQPSHFSMTPWHCCLAVTSKGQFRTAHAIELRESFDVIEQNGRPYYYRDRSDVWKWDVPVEFEVFYPRGLYIRAKAAEGEAAPKIGPNELAKIKKLSKGFSPVIPMGFA
- a CDS encoding nmrA-like family domain-containing protein produces the protein METVLIIGGTGAQGIPVIKALTSDGKYAVRVITRNAATSEAKLLAELPGVTIVEGDCYDESTLRNILPGVDRVFANTNGLAIGEMAEIYWGIRLYELSREFGVKHFVYASLPYASKIGNFNDKYRVGHCDSKARVAEYISAQPTSPMAWSIITSCLYMESLSEFLVPTYEPSDDMHVFALPLGQGRCPMITLDDNAAYVRWALDNPSQSNGLNLKVVTDNVTGDELAAAFSKVTGKKSVYRDVSLDEYFRLPIFPDPDAKMSSNPTSITVRKNFSGLWNSWKDDLWKWDYQVLDRILPTRTKSTEEWMVKTGYTGKAVPLLKDFIFADK
- a CDS encoding protein kinase domain-containing protein; translated protein: MSSESSEAQPAPRADAVTFARFSAANTAAIHLLDNIRSELSPSSLKRYGNTIGYQLSIPLLASNHDSKDVWRIGAGPSTAIIERKLDHLKPDILLCPPDGSLSATLARQFIKDLHATIHFHAKSGVLMLKTTSSRPVTYEHGDMDHTDLELALRRIPSCVMRRSHNFIRFGDYRFVLEFIAQDQGEDSIKTHPSSYRGLYPSPALNPAPMTHSKTSFNVWLHNKIPDTSITSGVNIYTGEPVAVKQLHNKTALLPYTSNRLQVARQYDERRDRGVLGIIDVWCEHNISPPCFSNRLEKVDDDSCERTFYSVPLAKNNFRDLPWVNIAYEKRLALFYQTLLGLAELHQQNITHGDILPESLLIFTEPESTIKTQSPPGRAVISINMRKRKTKPDPSVCVAPEIWSSRSEQNGDLDEAKLDIWALAASWLFAFTVPPKNMKIRIQSYGGLKATLDTQSKKGLIKEPLVLLLRQMLAWEPQDRPSAADALADEVWDPIRDKMQEEEDSKKRKRLDMMQSVDGGDKRVRVLSPDPDE